The proteins below come from a single Pseudarthrobacter sp. SSS035 genomic window:
- a CDS encoding CpaF family protein yields the protein MDAVRIVEDEVRELIRRRGLDPLRQAGEVRRLVEAAVSDYDERALMGPLPPIGPLEAARRFVFDAVAGFGVLQPLLDDPTIEEVWINAPNEIYVARNGESELTSLSLTDQQVRDLVERMLKSSGRRLDMSSPFVDAALPDGSRLHVVIPDVTRRHWAVNIRKFVVKASRLEHLVELGTLTPQSARFLCAAVSSGLNILVSGSTQAGKTTMLNCLAASIGSRERVITVEEIFELQFPLRDVVGLQCRQPNLEGEGEIPLRRLVKEALRMRPDRLVVGEVREAESLDMLIALNSGLPGMCTVHANSAHDAVTKICTLPLLAGENISSAFVVPTVASCIDLVVHCSRHANGRRQVTEILSLGRRVENGVIESSMVFAMEDGQLQPRANSMPAAEKFSRAGYDVAALLDPR from the coding sequence ATGGACGCTGTGCGAATCGTGGAAGACGAAGTCCGCGAGCTGATCCGCCGTCGGGGTCTTGATCCACTGCGGCAGGCGGGCGAGGTCCGTCGTCTCGTAGAGGCGGCTGTCAGCGACTACGACGAACGGGCCCTGATGGGGCCGCTCCCTCCGATTGGTCCGCTGGAGGCCGCACGCAGGTTTGTCTTTGACGCGGTGGCCGGCTTCGGTGTCCTTCAGCCGCTGCTGGACGATCCGACCATCGAGGAAGTCTGGATCAACGCGCCCAACGAAATCTACGTCGCCAGGAACGGCGAGTCGGAACTGACCTCACTCAGCCTCACGGACCAGCAGGTTCGCGATCTCGTGGAACGCATGTTGAAGAGTTCCGGCCGCCGCCTGGACATGTCATCGCCCTTCGTGGACGCAGCCTTGCCTGATGGTTCGAGACTCCACGTAGTTATTCCAGATGTCACCCGCAGGCACTGGGCCGTGAATATTCGCAAGTTCGTGGTGAAGGCCAGCCGCCTGGAGCACCTGGTCGAGCTTGGAACCCTGACACCTCAGTCCGCCCGATTCCTCTGTGCCGCGGTGTCCAGCGGACTGAACATCCTCGTGTCGGGCTCAACCCAAGCGGGCAAGACCACCATGCTCAACTGCCTGGCCGCGAGCATCGGCAGCCGTGAGCGCGTCATTACGGTCGAGGAAATCTTCGAACTCCAGTTCCCGCTCCGGGACGTCGTCGGACTCCAATGCAGGCAGCCTAACCTCGAAGGCGAAGGCGAGATCCCACTGCGCAGGCTTGTAAAGGAAGCCCTCCGGATGCGCCCGGACAGACTAGTGGTGGGAGAGGTACGGGAAGCGGAAAGCCTGGACATGCTGATCGCCTTAAATAGTGGACTTCCGGGGATGTGCACCGTCCATGCAAACTCAGCTCACGACGCTGTGACCAAGATCTGTACCCTTCCGCTACTCGCCGGTGAAAATATCTCGTCTGCCTTCGTCGTCCCCACGGTGGCGTCCTGCATCGACCTCGTCGTCCACTGCAGCCGGCACGCCAACGGCCGCCGCCAGGTAACCGAGATCCTTTCCCTCGGCCGGCGCGTGGAAAACGGCGTCATCGAATCCTCCATGGTTTTCGCCATGGAGGATGGCCAGCTGCAGCCGCGGGCCAACTCCATGCCCGCGGCGGAGAAGTTTTCCCGGGCAGGGTACGACGTCGCGGCGCTGCTGGACCCGCGCTGA
- a CDS encoding type II secretion system F family protein, whose protein sequence is MAPLVGVLAGAGLFLIWWSFWEKPAALKRRPRASRLEDLLASAGIEKVTGTGLVASCLGLGIFVALILYVVSRSWPISVCFGLFGAWLPVSIVRWRATRRTAVLRQLWPDVVDHLRSAIRAGLSLPEALIQLGEKGPEELRHVFRDFGADYRAGGQFDASLNKLKDRLADPVADRIVEALRLTREVGGSDLGKLLGTLAEFLRENARTRSELEARQSWTVNAARLAVAAPWIVMLLLATRPEAVNAYNTPMGAGVLLGGLVVSLVCYSIMLRIGALPQDERVLR, encoded by the coding sequence ATGGCGCCTCTGGTAGGGGTGCTTGCGGGCGCCGGGCTCTTCCTGATCTGGTGGTCGTTCTGGGAAAAGCCGGCAGCGCTGAAGCGCCGCCCGCGGGCCAGCCGCCTCGAGGACCTGCTGGCCTCCGCCGGAATCGAAAAGGTCACCGGGACGGGCCTCGTGGCCTCATGCTTGGGATTGGGCATATTTGTGGCTCTCATCCTCTATGTGGTCAGCCGGTCATGGCCTATATCCGTCTGCTTCGGACTTTTCGGCGCCTGGCTGCCCGTCAGCATTGTCCGGTGGCGGGCGACCAGGAGAACTGCCGTCCTACGCCAGCTCTGGCCGGACGTGGTGGACCACCTGCGCTCGGCCATCCGCGCCGGGCTTTCACTGCCGGAGGCCCTGATCCAGCTGGGGGAGAAAGGCCCCGAGGAGCTTCGGCATGTTTTCCGGGACTTCGGAGCCGACTACCGCGCGGGCGGGCAGTTCGATGCCTCTCTTAATAAACTCAAGGACCGGCTGGCGGACCCGGTGGCGGACCGGATCGTCGAGGCACTCAGGCTGACCCGTGAAGTGGGCGGTTCGGACCTGGGGAAGCTGTTGGGCACCCTTGCGGAATTTCTCCGGGAAAATGCGCGGACACGCAGCGAGCTCGAGGCCCGGCAGTCCTGGACTGTCAACGCCGCCAGGCTCGCGGTTGCCGCCCCCTGGATCGTTATGCTCCTCCTGGCCACCAGGCCTGAAGCCGTGAACGCTTACAACACGCCCATGGGAGCCGGCGTCCTCCTCGGCGGGCTCGTGGTGTCGCTGGTCTGCTACTCCATCATGCTCCGCATCGGCGCCCTTCCGCAGGACGAACGGGTGCTGCGATGA
- a CDS encoding type II secretion system F family protein, with translation MNGISATAIVCGIVLGTGLWLIFVRLPFMRPLTFVERIDPQLKSQNLESRLLRASGQNATPFGPLERIVRPLLHDGLAALGKLNLGSKALTRRLAQASINKSPIDFRAEQLLWAAAGFAAAVAAVVLGAVAGRFSPFLAVVAVLGSALGGFLFRDFWLGVQISRRESRMMAEFPSLAELMALAVGAGESATGALDRVCRSASGELAKEFSKILAETRAGKPLVEALQEFSSRTDLGPLVRFVDGIIVAVERGTPLADVLRAQAQDVRDTAKRDLMESAGKKEIAMMVPLVFGVLPLTVVFAVFPGIAAISLGL, from the coding sequence ATGAACGGGATCTCGGCGACTGCGATTGTGTGCGGCATAGTCCTCGGTACGGGCCTTTGGCTGATCTTCGTTCGGTTGCCCTTTATGCGGCCGCTCACATTCGTCGAGCGCATCGATCCGCAGCTGAAATCGCAAAACCTTGAATCGCGGTTGCTGCGGGCCAGCGGACAGAACGCCACGCCATTCGGACCGTTGGAACGGATCGTGCGTCCCCTGCTCCACGACGGACTCGCAGCCTTGGGGAAGCTGAACCTCGGGTCAAAGGCGCTGACCCGCAGGCTCGCCCAAGCCAGCATCAACAAATCACCCATAGATTTCAGGGCTGAACAGCTCCTCTGGGCCGCCGCTGGATTCGCCGCCGCCGTGGCCGCCGTGGTGCTGGGCGCGGTAGCCGGCCGGTTCAGTCCATTCCTCGCGGTTGTGGCCGTCCTCGGAAGCGCGCTCGGCGGCTTTCTCTTCCGTGACTTCTGGTTGGGCGTCCAGATCAGCAGGCGGGAATCCCGGATGATGGCGGAGTTTCCCAGCCTTGCCGAGCTCATGGCCCTGGCTGTGGGGGCCGGTGAAAGTGCCACGGGTGCCCTGGACCGCGTCTGTCGCAGTGCCAGTGGGGAGCTGGCCAAGGAGTTTTCCAAGATTCTTGCTGAGACCAGAGCAGGAAAACCGCTGGTGGAAGCGCTCCAGGAGTTTTCCTCGCGGACAGATCTGGGGCCGCTCGTCAGATTTGTCGACGGAATCATCGTCGCGGTCGAGCGGGGCACACCCTTGGCAGATGTGCTGAGGGCTCAGGCCCAGGACGTCCGGGACACCGCAAAACGGGACCTCATGGAGTCGGCGGGCAAGAAGGAAATTGCCATGATGGTTCCTTTGGTCTTTGGTGTCCTGCCCTTAACAGTGGTTTTCGCAGTGTTCCCCGGCATCGCGGCCATCAGCCTTGGACTTTAG
- a CDS encoding TadE/TadG family type IV pilus assembly protein: MPNREPCRSRIGAEPGWRTDERGSAVVDFVLVGGLLTMFFLAIIQLTLVLHVRNTLIDAAASGARYGTLADRGASDAQERAATLIETSLNAEFAQDITTAEVMFQGLRTLEVTIKAPMPVIGLIGPRDLLEVKGHAAIQP, translated from the coding sequence ATGCCCAACCGGGAACCGTGCCGGTCCCGGATCGGCGCTGAGCCGGGCTGGCGCACGGATGAACGCGGTTCTGCCGTCGTGGACTTCGTCCTCGTGGGCGGCCTGCTCACCATGTTTTTTCTGGCGATAATCCAGCTGACCCTGGTCCTGCACGTCCGCAACACACTGATCGACGCGGCAGCCTCAGGGGCACGTTATGGAACCCTCGCAGACCGGGGAGCGTCAGATGCCCAGGAACGGGCGGCGACGCTCATCGAGACTTCCCTGAACGCTGAGTTCGCGCAGGACATCACAACTGCCGAAGTGATGTTCCAGGGCCTGCGGACCCTCGAAGTGACCATCAAGGCTCCCATGCCCGTCATCGGGCTGATCGGCCCCCGGGACCTGCTGGAGGTGAAAGGCCATGCGGCCATCCAGCCCTAA
- a CDS encoding pilus assembly protein TadG-related protein, producing MIVMIIGYVALALLVVTVVIGISSVYLEHKRLLSLADGASLAAADSYTLGEVGGESGSPSAVLGPGRVRSVAADFIARSPSSARFDGLAVSAATGSPDGSTAVVVLSAVVHPPMVNFLVPDGIRIEAASTARSRLTR from the coding sequence ATGATCGTCATGATCATCGGCTACGTCGCGCTGGCCCTCCTGGTGGTCACAGTAGTCATCGGCATCTCCAGCGTCTACCTCGAACACAAGCGGCTGTTGTCCCTGGCCGACGGAGCCTCGCTGGCCGCCGCCGACAGCTACACCTTGGGCGAGGTCGGGGGAGAGAGCGGGAGCCCCTCAGCCGTACTGGGCCCTGGACGCGTCCGCAGCGTTGCGGCCGACTTTATCGCGCGGAGCCCGTCGTCGGCCCGGTTCGACGGGTTAGCCGTTTCAGCGGCGACCGGCAGCCCTGACGGGTCCACCGCCGTCGTGGTTCTCAGCGCTGTTGTCCACCCGCCGATGGTGAACTTCCTGGTGCCTGATGGCATCAGGATTGAAGCGGCCTCCACGGCCCGTTCCCGGCTCACGCGCTGA
- the prfB gene encoding peptide chain release factor 2 gives MANIDFSAEIRALRATYTSIERVSDVEALKEDIAELSERAGEPDLWDDPAAAQKITSRLSHRQSELERLNRLVSRIDDLEVLVELGQDEDDADSMGEAATELESIRKSLKELEVVTLLSGEYDEREAVVSIRAGAGGVDAADFAEMLMRMYLRWAERHGYPTTVMDTSYAEEAGLKSATFEVKAPYAFGTLSVEAGTHRLVRISPFDNQGRRQTSFAAVEVIPLIESTDSIDIPDNEIRVDVFRSSGPGGQSVNTTDSAVRLTHIPTGTVVSMQNEKSQLQNRAAALRVLQSRLLLLKKEQEDAEKKAFAGDVKASWGDQMRSYVLNPYQMVKDLRTEHEVGNTSAVFDGEIDDFIDAGIRWRTDNRNAEKS, from the coding sequence ATGGCCAATATTGATTTTTCCGCAGAAATCCGCGCTCTTCGCGCCACCTACACCTCCATCGAGCGAGTCAGCGATGTTGAGGCTCTGAAGGAAGACATCGCCGAACTGAGCGAACGCGCCGGCGAGCCGGACCTGTGGGATGACCCCGCCGCGGCGCAGAAGATCACCTCCCGCCTGTCGCACCGCCAGTCAGAGCTGGAGCGGCTGAACAGGCTGGTATCGCGGATCGATGACCTTGAAGTGCTGGTGGAGCTTGGCCAGGACGAGGATGACGCCGATTCCATGGGCGAAGCTGCAACCGAGCTGGAGTCCATCAGGAAATCCCTGAAGGAACTCGAAGTAGTGACGCTGCTTTCCGGAGAATACGACGAACGTGAAGCCGTGGTGTCCATCAGGGCCGGGGCCGGCGGCGTTGACGCCGCAGACTTCGCCGAAATGCTCATGCGTATGTACCTTCGCTGGGCCGAACGCCACGGGTACCCCACCACCGTCATGGACACTTCCTACGCCGAAGAGGCGGGATTGAAGTCCGCAACGTTCGAAGTCAAGGCACCGTATGCGTTCGGCACGCTCAGCGTCGAAGCCGGAACCCACCGTCTGGTGCGGATCAGCCCGTTTGACAACCAGGGCCGCCGCCAGACGTCCTTCGCCGCCGTCGAGGTCATTCCGCTCATCGAGTCAACGGACTCCATCGACATACCGGACAACGAGATCCGCGTGGACGTGTTCAGGTCCTCCGGTCCCGGCGGGCAGTCGGTTAACACCACCGACTCCGCCGTCCGGCTGACCCACATCCCCACCGGCACCGTGGTGTCGATGCAGAACGAAAAGTCGCAGCTCCAGAACCGGGCAGCAGCCCTGCGCGTTTTGCAGTCCCGGCTCCTTCTCCTGAAGAAGGAGCAGGAGGACGCCGAAAAGAAGGCGTTCGCCGGCGATGTCAAGGCATCCTGGGGCGATCAGATGCGCTCATACGTCCTGAACCCTTACCAGATGGTCAAGGACCTCAGGACCGAACACGAGGTAGGCAACACCTCCGCCGTGTTCGACGGCGAAATTGACGACTTCATCGACGCCGGGATCCGCTGGCGCACCGACAACCGGAACGCCGAGAAGTCGTAG
- the ftsE gene encoding cell division ATP-binding protein FtsE: protein MIRFENVTKVYDHTARPALDDVSLEIDRGEFAFLVGASGSGKSTFLRLVLKEDRASSGAVYVAGQNVAKISSWRVPRLRRGIGVVFQDFRLLPQKSVFANVAFAMQVIGKSRSVIRDTVPEVLKTVGLEGKENRLPHELSGGEQQRVAIARAVVNRPGILLADEPTGNLDPTTSMGIMGVLDKINQNGTTVVMATHDDDIVNEMRKRVVELRNGIVIRDEAKALYTSMIPVVGQSRRLRDASGRDESLPPASGERNPGAGEEQR from the coding sequence ATGATCCGATTCGAAAATGTCACCAAGGTCTACGACCATACGGCCCGGCCTGCGCTGGACGATGTCAGCCTTGAGATTGACCGTGGTGAATTTGCCTTCCTCGTCGGCGCTTCCGGATCCGGAAAGTCCACCTTCCTGCGGCTGGTGCTGAAGGAAGACCGGGCCTCCTCGGGCGCCGTGTACGTCGCCGGGCAAAACGTCGCCAAGATCTCCAGCTGGCGCGTGCCCAGGCTCCGCCGCGGCATCGGCGTGGTCTTCCAGGACTTCCGGCTCCTTCCGCAGAAGAGCGTGTTCGCCAACGTAGCCTTCGCGATGCAGGTCATCGGCAAGAGCCGCAGCGTCATCCGCGACACCGTCCCCGAAGTCCTGAAGACCGTGGGCCTGGAAGGCAAGGAAAACCGCCTTCCGCATGAGCTTTCCGGCGGCGAGCAGCAGCGTGTGGCCATCGCCCGTGCGGTAGTCAACCGCCCCGGCATCCTCCTCGCCGATGAACCCACCGGCAACCTGGACCCCACCACCTCCATGGGCATCATGGGCGTGCTGGACAAGATCAACCAGAACGGCACCACGGTGGTCATGGCCACGCACGACGACGACATTGTCAACGAGATGCGCAAGCGCGTTGTAGAGCTCAGGAATGGCATCGTCATCCGCGACGAGGCCAAAGCTTTGTACACCTCCATGATCCCCGTGGTGGGCCAGTCCCGCCGGCTCAGGGACGCCAGCGGCCGGGACGAATCCCTGCCGCCCGCATCAGGGGAACGCAATCCGGGCGCAGGGGAGGAGCAGCGATGA
- the ftsX gene encoding permease-like cell division protein FtsX codes for MRLAFVLGEIGSGLRRNVSMVVSVILVTFVSLTFVGAAGMLQLQINQMKGYWYDKVQVAIFLCSDGSTAAGCATGPVTPEQQDNLQTLLESPAVAQYVNDFQFESKEEAYKHFKDQFSNSPIVDSVTPDQLPSSFRINMKDPEKYQIISETFSSQPGVETVIDQRQLLERLFSAMNAASLVAVSIAGVMIICAILLIATTIRLSAFSRRRETGIMRLVGASKLVIQLPFILEGVIAAVIGAALASGTLWAVAHFFLGEYLSKQYPDTAFISPGQTLILAPALLILGGSLAGISSLLTLRRYLKV; via the coding sequence ATGAGGCTCGCCTTTGTCCTCGGCGAAATCGGCAGCGGCTTGCGCCGCAACGTTTCCATGGTGGTCTCGGTCATCCTGGTCACCTTTGTCTCACTGACATTCGTGGGTGCCGCAGGCATGCTGCAGCTCCAGATCAACCAGATGAAGGGCTACTGGTACGACAAAGTCCAGGTTGCCATCTTCCTCTGCAGTGACGGTTCGACGGCGGCCGGTTGCGCCACCGGGCCGGTCACGCCGGAGCAGCAGGACAACCTGCAGACTCTGCTCGAATCACCCGCCGTGGCGCAATACGTCAACGATTTCCAGTTCGAGTCCAAGGAAGAGGCCTACAAGCACTTCAAGGACCAGTTCTCGAATTCTCCGATCGTGGATTCCGTCACGCCGGACCAGCTCCCTTCATCGTTCCGCATCAACATGAAGGATCCGGAAAAATACCAGATCATCAGCGAGACGTTCTCCTCGCAGCCGGGCGTCGAAACGGTCATTGACCAGCGCCAGCTCCTGGAGCGGCTCTTCTCGGCCATGAATGCCGCCTCACTGGTTGCGGTCAGCATCGCCGGCGTGATGATTATCTGTGCCATTCTCCTGATCGCCACCACCATCCGGCTCTCGGCCTTCAGCCGCCGCCGCGAAACCGGGATCATGCGCCTGGTGGGCGCGTCCAAGCTCGTCATCCAGCTGCCGTTCATCCTTGAAGGGGTGATTGCAGCGGTGATCGGCGCCGCCCTGGCATCCGGCACGCTGTGGGCGGTGGCGCACTTCTTCCTGGGCGAGTACTTGTCCAAGCAGTATCCGGACACGGCGTTTATCTCGCCGGGCCAGACGCTGATTCTTGCGCCAGCCTTGCTGATCCTTGGCGGATCTTTGGCAGGAATTTCGTCTCTCTTGACCTTACGCAGATATCTGAAGGTTTAG
- a CDS encoding M23 family metallopeptidase, with the protein MNELHRTAPRHRAERRRTAGRRAGLISGVLALLLAASMGASAPVAHADELDDKRAALEAEAARVQQSLEFVDSRIAKAAGDLVIYQGQLPGAQQALLEAQGRVASAVKEVEALTARVDLAQQNKAKITQQLEADKQKIAETKKLIGQIATQAYKSGGVPSNLTLFFGANNGGSLTDTMDLADQAMRSQNAAMDKLSQQSATNVNSQARLEAVEAEIRDLKAKADAALEREKAARDEAAAKKAQVDQLIADTVRLDAELQAAKPGIQSQMAAVAASQNSVANEIAERDRRLREAWEAEQRRLAEAAAAAARAQGQAEQPYAPVTGSPSAFGLRHPFSGDVPITSGFGWRSTPPGTIDFYGQGGYVHTGIDFGAACGTPVYAAAAGEVFSSGWSSADGGGWRVKLSHGVVQGNSLTTIVYHNSSVVVSNGQQVSQGQLIAYSGNTGNSTGCHAHFETWLNGAAVDPMRLL; encoded by the coding sequence ATGAACGAATTGCACCGAACTGCGCCCCGGCACCGGGCCGAACGCCGACGAACTGCAGGCCGCCGCGCCGGCCTGATCAGCGGCGTCCTGGCCCTGCTCCTCGCCGCCAGCATGGGTGCGTCAGCCCCGGTGGCGCACGCCGATGAGCTCGATGACAAGCGTGCCGCCCTTGAAGCTGAGGCGGCCCGGGTTCAGCAGTCCCTGGAATTCGTTGACTCACGCATCGCGAAGGCCGCCGGCGACCTGGTGATCTATCAGGGCCAGCTGCCCGGCGCCCAGCAGGCACTGCTGGAGGCCCAGGGGCGCGTGGCCAGTGCGGTCAAGGAAGTCGAAGCCCTGACGGCGCGGGTTGATCTTGCACAGCAGAACAAGGCCAAAATCACCCAGCAGCTTGAGGCTGACAAGCAGAAGATCGCGGAGACCAAGAAGCTGATCGGCCAGATCGCCACCCAGGCCTACAAGTCCGGAGGAGTGCCGTCGAACCTGACCCTCTTCTTCGGGGCAAACAACGGCGGCAGCCTGACCGACACCATGGACCTCGCGGACCAGGCCATGCGCAGCCAGAACGCCGCCATGGACAAGCTGTCCCAGCAAAGCGCCACAAATGTGAACTCGCAGGCCCGGCTCGAAGCCGTTGAGGCAGAAATCAGGGACCTCAAAGCCAAGGCAGACGCCGCCTTGGAACGGGAAAAGGCTGCCCGTGACGAGGCGGCTGCCAAGAAGGCCCAGGTTGACCAGCTGATCGCCGACACCGTGCGACTTGATGCCGAACTCCAGGCAGCGAAACCAGGCATCCAGTCCCAAATGGCGGCGGTTGCAGCGAGCCAGAACTCCGTTGCCAACGAAATCGCCGAACGTGACCGCCGGCTCCGCGAGGCTTGGGAGGCCGAACAGCGCCGGCTAGCGGAGGCGGCCGCTGCCGCGGCACGGGCGCAGGGCCAGGCCGAGCAGCCGTACGCCCCCGTGACCGGATCGCCGTCGGCCTTTGGCCTGCGGCACCCGTTCTCCGGTGACGTTCCGATCACCTCCGGCTTCGGCTGGCGGTCAACTCCGCCGGGAACCATCGATTTCTACGGGCAGGGCGGGTATGTCCACACCGGCATTGACTTCGGCGCCGCCTGCGGCACCCCCGTCTACGCTGCGGCGGCCGGCGAGGTGTTCTCCTCAGGCTGGAGTTCCGCCGATGGCGGCGGCTGGCGGGTAAAGCTGTCCCACGGTGTGGTGCAGGGCAACTCCCTGACCACGATCGTCTACCACAACAGCAGCGTCGTGGTCTCCAATGGCCAGCAGGTTTCCCAAGGGCAGCTCATCGCCTACTCGGGCAACACCGGCAACTCCACCGGATGCCATGCGCACTTTGAAACCTGGCTCAACGGGGCTGCCGTTGACCCGATGCGCCTGCTGTAA
- the smpB gene encoding SsrA-binding protein SmpB: protein MPKESGRKVVATNRKARHDYHVLDTYEAGIALMGTEVKSLREGHASMVDGFCTFYNDELWMEGIHIPEYNQGSWTNHSARRRRKLLLHREELNKISVKIRESGFTVVPLQLYFLDGRAKVEIGVARGKREYDKRQTLREQQDNREALREVRERNRR, encoded by the coding sequence GTGCCCAAAGAAAGTGGCCGTAAAGTTGTGGCCACCAACCGCAAGGCTCGGCATGACTACCACGTGCTGGATACGTACGAGGCCGGCATCGCCCTGATGGGGACCGAGGTCAAGTCCCTGCGCGAAGGCCACGCCTCCATGGTGGACGGCTTCTGCACGTTCTACAACGACGAGCTGTGGATGGAGGGCATCCATATCCCCGAGTACAACCAGGGGAGCTGGACCAACCACTCCGCACGCCGCCGTCGGAAGCTGTTGCTGCACCGTGAGGAGCTCAACAAAATCTCCGTGAAGATCCGGGAGTCCGGCTTCACAGTGGTGCCGCTGCAGCTGTACTTCCTCGATGGCCGGGCCAAGGTCGAGATCGGCGTCGCACGCGGTAAGCGGGAGTACGACAAGCGCCAGACCCTGCGCGAGCAGCAGGATAACCGCGAAGCCCTTCGCGAGGTCCGGGAACGCAACCGCAGGTAG
- a CDS encoding S1C family serine protease, translating into MEQAQEPNAAADDGRLDSYSETVMRVAETVTPHVAAIEMTGNRRNGRFRMGAGSAVLFTEDGYLLTNSHVVAGTHQGHAAFADGSRTDLELVGADPLSDLAVVHGRAPKVAPAQFGDAETLRVGQLVIAVGNPLGLAGSVTAGVVSGLGRAIPVWSSGNRRVIEDVIQTDAALNAGSSGGALADTHGRIVGINTAVAGAGLGLAVPINTTTRRIISALLKDGRVRRAYLGVVSTPFRLNASAVIRTGQRDGLRVVEVLAGSPADRGGLRAGDVILTAGSRPVSNAESLQKLLFADAIGQPLLIRVLRDGQEVDIVAVPEEMAGNG; encoded by the coding sequence ATGGAACAGGCGCAGGAACCCAATGCAGCGGCCGACGACGGTCGGCTGGACTCGTATTCGGAGACCGTCATGCGCGTGGCTGAGACGGTGACCCCGCATGTTGCGGCCATTGAAATGACCGGCAACCGCCGTAACGGCCGGTTCCGCATGGGCGCAGGCTCCGCGGTGCTCTTCACTGAAGACGGCTACCTGCTCACCAATTCGCACGTGGTGGCCGGCACCCATCAAGGCCATGCCGCCTTTGCTGACGGGAGCCGGACCGATCTTGAACTGGTGGGGGCGGATCCTTTGTCCGACCTTGCGGTGGTCCACGGCAGGGCGCCGAAAGTGGCCCCGGCGCAGTTCGGCGATGCCGAGACGTTGCGGGTGGGCCAGCTGGTCATCGCGGTGGGAAATCCGCTGGGCTTGGCCGGATCAGTTACAGCGGGTGTGGTCAGCGGCCTGGGCCGTGCCATTCCGGTGTGGTCCAGCGGCAACCGGCGCGTGATCGAGGACGTCATCCAGACCGACGCAGCACTCAATGCCGGCAGTTCCGGCGGAGCCCTGGCCGATACCCACGGCCGCATCGTGGGAATTAACACCGCCGTGGCCGGAGCGGGGCTGGGCCTGGCCGTGCCCATCAACACCACCACGCGGCGCATCATCTCGGCGCTGTTGAAGGACGGCCGCGTCAGGCGGGCTTATCTCGGTGTTGTCAGCACACCCTTCCGGCTCAATGCCAGCGCGGTGATCAGGACGGGACAACGGGACGGGCTGCGCGTGGTGGAGGTCCTGGCCGGTTCGCCTGCAGATCGCGGGGGCCTGCGTGCGGGTGACGTCATCCTGACAGCCGGAAGCCGCCCCGTCAGCAACGCCGAAAGCCTGCAGAAGCTACTGTTCGCCGATGCGATCGGCCAGCCGCTGCTGATTCGAGTGCTGAGGGACGGCCAGGAAGTGGACATTGTGGCAGTGCCCGAAGAGATGGCCGGGAACGGGTAA
- a CDS encoding CrcB family protein has product MTGAVLVGVFGMAGALLRFAIDSWFAHREGLRTAVSPSGRPRHWPWATLTVNVSGCLIIGLSIGMTGRLGLAPEWQTAVATGLAGGLTTFSSWTTATARLLSESRFGAAALNIGANLTAGFAAAAVGIALAS; this is encoded by the coding sequence GTGACGGGCGCGGTCCTGGTGGGAGTGTTCGGCATGGCGGGCGCCCTGCTGCGCTTCGCCATCGACAGCTGGTTCGCCCACCGCGAGGGGCTCCGCACGGCCGTCAGCCCGAGCGGTAGGCCGCGGCACTGGCCGTGGGCCACGCTCACCGTCAACGTCAGCGGGTGCCTGATCATCGGACTGTCCATCGGCATGACCGGACGGCTCGGCCTTGCCCCCGAGTGGCAGACGGCTGTCGCCACCGGCCTGGCGGGCGGTCTCACCACGTTCAGCTCCTGGACCACCGCCACGGCGCGGCTCCTGAGCGAGTCGCGGTTCGGTGCCGCCGCCCTGAACATCGGCGCCAACCTGACCGCCGGATTTGCCGCGGCGGCTGTGGGCATCGCACTGGCGTCGTAA
- a CDS encoding CrcB family protein, which yields MTNARVPHWRAWLAVAAGGLAGTELRYGLGLAFPETAGAMPWTTLGINVAGSFVLAALTTVWMARPQTAFWLRAGLGPGFLGSFTTFSAVVFSIDQLARAGEHPAWIAYLGLSLLLGLGAAAGGWRAGRLLTDRLQGDRAGTAP from the coding sequence ATGACCAACGCCCGCGTGCCGCACTGGCGGGCCTGGCTGGCAGTGGCGGCAGGCGGCCTGGCCGGAACGGAACTACGGTACGGGCTCGGACTCGCCTTTCCGGAAACCGCTGGGGCAATGCCCTGGACCACCCTGGGAATCAATGTGGCCGGAAGCTTTGTGCTGGCCGCCCTCACCACGGTGTGGATGGCGCGGCCGCAGACGGCATTCTGGCTGCGCGCCGGCCTGGGGCCAGGATTCCTGGGCTCGTTCACCACGTTCTCTGCAGTAGTCTTCTCGATTGACCAGCTGGCCAGGGCCGGCGAACATCCCGCGTGGATCGCCTACCTGGGGCTCTCCCTGCTGCTGGGCCTGGGCGCCGCGGCCGGTGGCTGGCGGGCCGGGCGGCTGCTCACCGACCGGCTGCAGGGTGACCGGGCGGGGACAGCGCCGTGA